A genomic stretch from Thunnus maccoyii chromosome 19, fThuMac1.1, whole genome shotgun sequence includes:
- the atp6v0a2a gene encoding V-type proton ATPase 116 kDa subunit a2 isoform X1, with the protein MVFRSEEMCLAQLFLQSGSEYDCISELGELGLVEFRDLNPSVSSFQRRFVSEIKRCEEMERILGYLLREIQKARIAVPEEDESPLAPPPRQVLEIMEQLQRLEMELSEVARNKEKLRRNLLELTEYTHMLKITRTFIHSRSRHEALGPQYEEFPTMETDSVTGCTGMQRLGAKLGFVSGLIQRVKVEAFERMLWRVCKGYTILSYTEVDENLADLDTGEISKSVVFLISFWGDQIGQKVQKICDCYHCHLYPHPENDEERADVLDSLRTRIQDLNNVLHRTEDYLRQVLQKASESAYTWVVQVKKMKAIYHILNLCSFDVTNKCLIAEVWCPVSDLANLRGALEEGSRKGDATVPSFVNRIPSTDTPPTLLRTNKFTSGFQSIVEAYGVGDYREVSPAPYTIITFPFLFAVMFGDLGHGMVMSLFALWMVLTEKTQKKKRSSNEIWMTFFNGRYIILMMGLFSIYTGLIYNDCFSKSLNIFGSGWSVNAMFTSQQWTNKTLQTNTLLTLDPNVSGVFSGPYPFGIDPIWNMAVNRLSFLNSYKMKMSVIIGVIHMSFGVVLSVFNHLHFRQKYNVYLLFLPELLFLLCLFGYLVFMIFYKWLAFGARDSSQAPSILIHFINMFVMQGNNISPLFPGQTGLQIFLLVIAMLSVPVLLLGKPLFLYWMYRGGKGLGRRRGYERVRRVSEDDNSTAPSYEDDEEEGLDEMTSREALPKEFDFADVLLHQAIHTIEYCLGCISNTASYLRLWALSLAHAQLSEVLWAMVMRLGLRITTRVGVAFLVPVFGLFATLTVSILLVMEGLSAFLHALRLHWVEFQNKFYHGTGVKFLPFDFSLLPSVFEQDGLL; encoded by the exons ATGGTGTTTCGGAGTGAGGAGATGTGCTTGGCGCAATTGTTCCTGCAGTCCGGCTCTGAATATGACTGCATCAGTGAGCTCGGAGAGCTGGGTCTGGTCGAGTTTCGAGAT CTCAACCCAAGTGTCAGCTCATTCCAGCGTCGCTTCGTCAGCGAAATCAAGAGATGTGAGGAGATGGAGAGGATTCTGG GTTACCTTCTGAGGGAGATTCAAAAGGCTCGTATAGCCGTTCCTGAGGAGGATGAGAGTCCACTTGCACCTCCCCCCAGACAAGTCCTAGAGATCATG GAGCAGCTTCAGAGGCTGGAGATGGAGCTCAGCGAGGTAGCgagaaacaaagagaagctGCGGAGGAACCTCCTGGAGCTCACggagtacacacacatgctgaagATCACGCGGACCTTCATACACAGCCGCTCGAGA CATGAGGCTCTTGGTCCCCAGTATGAAGAATTCCCCACCATGGAGACAGACTCGGTGACAGGATGCACCGGTATGCAAAGACTTGGAGCAAAGCTGGG GTTTGTTTCAGGTCTTATCCAACGGGTGAAGGTCGAGGCCTTCGAGCGCATGTTATGGCGAGTTTGTAAGGGTTACACCATCCTCAGCTACACAGAAGTGGATGAGAACCTCGCTGATCTCGACACT GGTGAGATAAGCAAAAGTGTTGTGTTCCTCATCTCTTTCTGGGGAGACCAGATTGGACAGAAAGTTCAGAAAATCTGTGATTG TTACCACTGCCATCTTTATCCACACCCTGAGAATGACGAGGAGAGGGCAGATGTGTTGGACAGCTTAAGGACACGCATCCAAGATCTTAACAAT GTGCTGCACCGCACCGAGGACTACCTGAGGCAGGTTCTGCAGAAGGCCTCGGAGTCGGCATATACCTGGGTTGTGCAGGTGAAAAAGATGAAGGCAATCTATCATATCCTCAACCTCTGCAGCTTCGATGTTACCAACAAGTGTCTGATTGCTGAAGTGTGGTGTCCCGTCAGTGACCTGGCAAACCTGCGGGGGGCACTAGAAGAAGGCTCG AGAAAAGGTGATGCCACTGTACCGTCCTTTGTGAACCGCATCCCAAGCACTGACACTCCACCTACCCTGTTAAGAACGAATAAGTTCACGTCGGGGTTTCAGAGCATTGTGGAGGCTTATGGGGTGGGGGACTATCGCGAGGTAAGCCCAG CTCCCTACACCATCATCACGTTCCCCTTTCTGTTTGCTGTGATGTTTGGCGACCTGGGGCACGGGATGGTAATGAGTCTCTTTGCGCTGTGGATGGTGCTGACGGAAAAGACGCAGAAGAAGAAACGATCCAGTAATGAG ATATGGATGACGTTCTTCAACGGACGTTACATCATCCTAATGATGGGGCTTTTCTCCATCTACACTGGGCTCATTTACAACGACTGTTTCTCCAAGTCTCTTAATATATTTGGCTCTGGCTGGAGTGTCAACGCTATGTTCACAAGTCAGCAGTGGAC AAACAAAACGCTTCAAACAAACACTTTGCTCACGTTAGACCCCAATGTCAGTGGTGTTTTCAGTGGGCCGTATCCATTTGGCATTGATCCT ATATGGAACATGGCAGTGAACCGGCTGTCCTTCCTAAACTCCTATAAGATGAAGATGTCAGTCATCATTGGCGTCATCCACATGAGCTTCGGAGTGGTGTTGAGTGTCTTCAATCATTT GCACTTCCGACAGAAATATAACGTCTATCTGCTGTTTCTTCCTGAGCTGCTCTTCCTGCTCTGTCTCTTTGGCTACCTGGTCTTCATGATTTTCTACAAGTGGTTGGCTTTTGGCGCACGAGACTCCAGCCAGGCTCCCAGCATCCTCATCCACTTCATCAACATGTTCGTCATGCAGGGGAACAACATCAGTCCTCTGTTCCCAGGACAG ACTGGGCTGCAGATTTTCCTACTTGTGATAGCTATGCTGTCAGTTCCTGTGCTGCTGTTAGGAAAACCTCTTTTCTTGTATTGGATGTATCGTGGAGGCAAAGGCCTGGGCAGACGCAGA GGTTATGAGAGGGTGCGGCGTGTGAGTGAGGATGACAATTCCACAGCACCATCctatgaagatgatgaagaggagggacTTGATGAAATGACCAGCAGAGAAGCTCTTCCCAAAGAG tttgacTTTGCGGATGTGCTCCTGCACCAGGCCATTCACACCATAGAGTACTGCCTGGGCTGCATTTCTAACACAGCATCCTACCTGCGTCTCTGGGCGCTCAGCTTGGCTCACGCCC AGCTGTCAGAGGTGTTGTGGGCCATGGTGATGCGTCTGGGTCTAAGGATCACCACCAGAGTGGGCGTGGCGTTTTTAGTCCCTGTATTCGGCCTCTTTGCCACGCTCACCGTGTCCATCCTGCTGGTCATGGAAGGCTTATCAGCGTTCCTCCATGCGCTCCGCCTCCACTG GGTGGAGTTTCAGAACAAATTCTACCACGGGACCGGTGTCAAGTTTTTGCCCTTCGACTTCTCGCTTCTGCCCTCCGTTTTTGAGCAAGACGGCTTGCTTTAA
- the atp6v0a2a gene encoding V-type proton ATPase 116 kDa subunit a2 isoform X2, with product MVFRSEEMCLAQLFLQSGSEYDCISELGELGLVEFRDLNPSVSSFQRRFVSEIKRCEEMERILGYLLREIQKARIAVPEEDESPLAPPPRQVLEIMEQLQRLEMELSEVARNKEKLRRNLLELTEYTHMLKITRTFIHSRSRYEEFPTMETDSVTGCTGMQRLGAKLGFVSGLIQRVKVEAFERMLWRVCKGYTILSYTEVDENLADLDTGEISKSVVFLISFWGDQIGQKVQKICDCYHCHLYPHPENDEERADVLDSLRTRIQDLNNVLHRTEDYLRQVLQKASESAYTWVVQVKKMKAIYHILNLCSFDVTNKCLIAEVWCPVSDLANLRGALEEGSRKGDATVPSFVNRIPSTDTPPTLLRTNKFTSGFQSIVEAYGVGDYREVSPAPYTIITFPFLFAVMFGDLGHGMVMSLFALWMVLTEKTQKKKRSSNEIWMTFFNGRYIILMMGLFSIYTGLIYNDCFSKSLNIFGSGWSVNAMFTSQQWTNKTLQTNTLLTLDPNVSGVFSGPYPFGIDPIWNMAVNRLSFLNSYKMKMSVIIGVIHMSFGVVLSVFNHLHFRQKYNVYLLFLPELLFLLCLFGYLVFMIFYKWLAFGARDSSQAPSILIHFINMFVMQGNNISPLFPGQTGLQIFLLVIAMLSVPVLLLGKPLFLYWMYRGGKGLGRRRGYERVRRVSEDDNSTAPSYEDDEEEGLDEMTSREALPKEFDFADVLLHQAIHTIEYCLGCISNTASYLRLWALSLAHAQLSEVLWAMVMRLGLRITTRVGVAFLVPVFGLFATLTVSILLVMEGLSAFLHALRLHWVEFQNKFYHGTGVKFLPFDFSLLPSVFEQDGLL from the exons ATGGTGTTTCGGAGTGAGGAGATGTGCTTGGCGCAATTGTTCCTGCAGTCCGGCTCTGAATATGACTGCATCAGTGAGCTCGGAGAGCTGGGTCTGGTCGAGTTTCGAGAT CTCAACCCAAGTGTCAGCTCATTCCAGCGTCGCTTCGTCAGCGAAATCAAGAGATGTGAGGAGATGGAGAGGATTCTGG GTTACCTTCTGAGGGAGATTCAAAAGGCTCGTATAGCCGTTCCTGAGGAGGATGAGAGTCCACTTGCACCTCCCCCCAGACAAGTCCTAGAGATCATG GAGCAGCTTCAGAGGCTGGAGATGGAGCTCAGCGAGGTAGCgagaaacaaagagaagctGCGGAGGAACCTCCTGGAGCTCACggagtacacacacatgctgaagATCACGCGGACCTTCATACACAGCCGCTCGAGA TATGAAGAATTCCCCACCATGGAGACAGACTCGGTGACAGGATGCACCGGTATGCAAAGACTTGGAGCAAAGCTGGG GTTTGTTTCAGGTCTTATCCAACGGGTGAAGGTCGAGGCCTTCGAGCGCATGTTATGGCGAGTTTGTAAGGGTTACACCATCCTCAGCTACACAGAAGTGGATGAGAACCTCGCTGATCTCGACACT GGTGAGATAAGCAAAAGTGTTGTGTTCCTCATCTCTTTCTGGGGAGACCAGATTGGACAGAAAGTTCAGAAAATCTGTGATTG TTACCACTGCCATCTTTATCCACACCCTGAGAATGACGAGGAGAGGGCAGATGTGTTGGACAGCTTAAGGACACGCATCCAAGATCTTAACAAT GTGCTGCACCGCACCGAGGACTACCTGAGGCAGGTTCTGCAGAAGGCCTCGGAGTCGGCATATACCTGGGTTGTGCAGGTGAAAAAGATGAAGGCAATCTATCATATCCTCAACCTCTGCAGCTTCGATGTTACCAACAAGTGTCTGATTGCTGAAGTGTGGTGTCCCGTCAGTGACCTGGCAAACCTGCGGGGGGCACTAGAAGAAGGCTCG AGAAAAGGTGATGCCACTGTACCGTCCTTTGTGAACCGCATCCCAAGCACTGACACTCCACCTACCCTGTTAAGAACGAATAAGTTCACGTCGGGGTTTCAGAGCATTGTGGAGGCTTATGGGGTGGGGGACTATCGCGAGGTAAGCCCAG CTCCCTACACCATCATCACGTTCCCCTTTCTGTTTGCTGTGATGTTTGGCGACCTGGGGCACGGGATGGTAATGAGTCTCTTTGCGCTGTGGATGGTGCTGACGGAAAAGACGCAGAAGAAGAAACGATCCAGTAATGAG ATATGGATGACGTTCTTCAACGGACGTTACATCATCCTAATGATGGGGCTTTTCTCCATCTACACTGGGCTCATTTACAACGACTGTTTCTCCAAGTCTCTTAATATATTTGGCTCTGGCTGGAGTGTCAACGCTATGTTCACAAGTCAGCAGTGGAC AAACAAAACGCTTCAAACAAACACTTTGCTCACGTTAGACCCCAATGTCAGTGGTGTTTTCAGTGGGCCGTATCCATTTGGCATTGATCCT ATATGGAACATGGCAGTGAACCGGCTGTCCTTCCTAAACTCCTATAAGATGAAGATGTCAGTCATCATTGGCGTCATCCACATGAGCTTCGGAGTGGTGTTGAGTGTCTTCAATCATTT GCACTTCCGACAGAAATATAACGTCTATCTGCTGTTTCTTCCTGAGCTGCTCTTCCTGCTCTGTCTCTTTGGCTACCTGGTCTTCATGATTTTCTACAAGTGGTTGGCTTTTGGCGCACGAGACTCCAGCCAGGCTCCCAGCATCCTCATCCACTTCATCAACATGTTCGTCATGCAGGGGAACAACATCAGTCCTCTGTTCCCAGGACAG ACTGGGCTGCAGATTTTCCTACTTGTGATAGCTATGCTGTCAGTTCCTGTGCTGCTGTTAGGAAAACCTCTTTTCTTGTATTGGATGTATCGTGGAGGCAAAGGCCTGGGCAGACGCAGA GGTTATGAGAGGGTGCGGCGTGTGAGTGAGGATGACAATTCCACAGCACCATCctatgaagatgatgaagaggagggacTTGATGAAATGACCAGCAGAGAAGCTCTTCCCAAAGAG tttgacTTTGCGGATGTGCTCCTGCACCAGGCCATTCACACCATAGAGTACTGCCTGGGCTGCATTTCTAACACAGCATCCTACCTGCGTCTCTGGGCGCTCAGCTTGGCTCACGCCC AGCTGTCAGAGGTGTTGTGGGCCATGGTGATGCGTCTGGGTCTAAGGATCACCACCAGAGTGGGCGTGGCGTTTTTAGTCCCTGTATTCGGCCTCTTTGCCACGCTCACCGTGTCCATCCTGCTGGTCATGGAAGGCTTATCAGCGTTCCTCCATGCGCTCCGCCTCCACTG GGTGGAGTTTCAGAACAAATTCTACCACGGGACCGGTGTCAAGTTTTTGCCCTTCGACTTCTCGCTTCTGCCCTCCGTTTTTGAGCAAGACGGCTTGCTTTAA
- the nfkbil1 gene encoding NF-kappa-B inhibitor-like protein 1 produces the protein MSLSHKQKRVWKYVDEGRLLKLKSYLRKHRDLDVNFSQGRRQRSPLHLACCRGDDAVVRLLLKHGADVLQRDRRGDTALHVAANRALKHGKTAFDDLVVPLRESCPEATNTSNSAGVTPQDLLNWMKNKETAANMSRPPEVDPEREWMEKLFGECEDEFCETFGVYDADDFLPVDDDEEDFGDWADRIRKEYFDKKHAEAQRLAASSSGWKKRKSKEEREREEQSNKELHERLQREHEEYLARAARKEEETRQGKKRRYDERCAATFQGGSSEGSKKLSYSDIPWPAPQGTVQEMVDVMLHGVDRKDVPLFRKLLRKQQALWHPDKFAQRCEARLEEKDKQRILDTVTALSQELNRLAQGLRT, from the exons ATGTCGTTGTCTCACAAACAGAAGCGGGTGTGGAAATACGTGGATGAGGGTCGTTTGCTGAAGCTGAAGTCGTACCTGCGGAAGCACCGCGACCTGGATGTGAACTTCTCCCAGGGCAGGAGGCAGAGGAGCCCGCTGCATCTGGCCTGCTGCCGGGGAGACGACGCTGTTGTGCGGCTGCTGCTGAAACACGGAGCCGATGTTCTCCAGAGGGACCGGAGAGGAGACACCGCGCTACATGTAGCTGCTAACAGGGCTCTGAAACACGGGAAAACAG cCTTTGATGACCTGGTTGTGCCTCTCAGAGAGAGCTGTCCAGAAGCTACAAACACTTCAAACAGTGCTGGAGTCACACCTCAGGACCTGCTGAActggatgaaaaacaaagag ACTGCAGCGAACATGAGCCGTCCACCTGAAGTGGACCCTGAGAGAGAGTGGATGGAGAAGCTGTTTGGTGAATGCGAGGATGAATTCTGTGAAACATTTGGAGTTTATGACG CTGATGATTTTCTTCCTGTTGATGACGATGAGGAAGACTTTGGGGACTGGGCTGATCGTATTAGAAAAGAGTATTTTGATAAAAAACACGCAGAAGCTCAACGACTGGCAGCGTCGTCTTCTGGgtggaaaaagaggaagagtaaagaagagagagagcgagaagaGCAAAGCAACAAGGAGCTGCACGAAAGGCTGCAGAGGGAACATGAGGAGTATCTGGCACGAGCAGCGCGTAAAGAGGAAGAGACTCGGCAGGGCAAGAAGCGCCGATACGATGAAAGGTGCGCAGCTACTTTCCAAGGTGGTTCTTCAGAAGGCAGCAAAAAGCTGAGCTACAGTGACATCCCGTGGCCAGCGCCGCAAGGGACGGTGCAGGAGATGGTGGATGTGATGCTGCACGGCGTGGACAGAAAGGACGTGCCGCTGTTTCGTAAATTGCTACGTAAACAGCAAGCGCTGTGGCATCCTGATAAATTCGCTCAGCGATGTGAAGCTCGGTTAGAAGAGAAGGACAAGCAACGGATCCTGGACACAGTCACGGCTCTGTCGCAGGAGCTCAACAGACTGGCTCAAGGTCTGAGGACTTAA
- the LOC121885668 gene encoding apelin receptor B-like encodes MESTEGPYEYYDYEETENSTMCDYSEWTPSYSVIPVLYMLIFILGLSGNGVVIFTVWRAQGKWRAADVYIGNLALADLTFVVTLPLWAVYTAMGYHWPFGVALCKISSYVVLLNMYASVFCLTCMSFDRYLAIVHSLSSTQLRTRGYMRVSLTAIWLLSGLLAAPTLLFRTTKHDSTSNKTSCAMDFSLVVSSKEEESLWIAGLSISSSALGFLLPFLAMMVCYGFIGCTVTRHFNTLRKEDQRKRRLLKIITTLVVVFAACWIPFHVVKSADALSYLDLFPATCDFLRFLLLAHPYATCLAYVNSCLNPFLYAFFDLRFRSQCLCLLNLKKSLHASPASSLSSQKTEAQSLATKV; translated from the coding sequence ATGGAGTCAACTGAGGGTCCGTATGAGTACTACGACTATGAGGAGACAGAAAACTCCACCATGTGCGACTATTCTGAGTGGACGCCCTCCTACTCTGTCATCCCGGTGCTCTACATGCTCATTTTCATCCTCGGCCTCTCTGGAAATGGGGTGGTCATCTTCACCGTATGGAGAGCCCAGGGCAAGTGGCGAGCTGCTGACGTCTACATTGGAAACCTGGCCCTCGCTGACCTCACCTTCGTGGTCACTCTGCCTCTGTGGGCCGTTTACACAGCCATGGGTTACCACTGGCCATTCGGGGTGGCCCTGTGTAAGATCAGCAGCTATGTGGTGCTGCTCAACATGTACGCCAGCGTCTTCTGCCTCACCTGCATGAGCTTCGACCGCTACCTGGCCATCGTCCACTCCTTGTCCAGCACCCAGCTGCGCACCCGTGGCTACATGCGAGTCTCCCTGACAGCCATCTGGTTGCTGTCAGGTCTCCTTGCTGCCCCAACTCTGCTCTTCCGTACCACCAAACATGATTCAACCAGCAACAAAACCTCCTGTGCCATGGACTTCAGCCTGGTGGTGTCAAGTAAAGAGGAGGAGAGCCTGTGGATCGCCGGTCTCAGCATCTCCTCTTCAGCTCTGGGTTTTCTTCTACCTTTCCTGGCGATGATGGTGTGCTACGGCTTCATCGGCTGCACCGTCACCCGCCACTTCAACACTCTGCGCAAAGAGGACCAGCGTAAGAGGAGGCTGCTGAAGATCATCACCACGCTGGTAGTGGTGTTTGCCGCCTGCTGGATACCCTTCCATGTGGTGAAGAGCGCTGACGCCCTCTCCTACCTGGACCTATTTCCCGCCACCTGTGACTTCCTGCGCTTCCTGCTGCTGGCTCACCCCTACGCCACCTGCCTGGCCTACGTCAACAGCTGCCTCAACCCTTTTCTCTACGCCTTCTTTGACCTGCGCTTCAGATCCCAGTGTCTGTGCCTGCTCAACCTGAAGAAGTCCTTGCACGCCAGCCCTGCCAGCTCCCTGTCCTCCCAGAAGACGGAGGCTCAGTCTCTCGCCACGAAGGTGTGA